From Pseudorca crassidens isolate mPseCra1 chromosome 15, mPseCra1.hap1, whole genome shotgun sequence, one genomic window encodes:
- the CACNA1H gene encoding voltage-dependent T-type calcium channel subunit alpha-1H isoform X5 translates to MTESVQAADEVRVPLGAPAPGPAAGASPASPGAPGPEAERGSRPGASPPQSPAAERGAELGADEEQPVPYPALAATVFFCLGQTTRPRSWCLRLVCPTWFEHVSMLVIMLNCVTLGMFRPCEDVECRSERCSILEAFDDFIFAFFAVEMVIKMIALGLFGQKCYLGDTWNRLDFFIVMAGMMEYSLDGHNVSLSAIRTVRVLRPLRAINRVPSMRILVTLLLDTLPMLGNVLLLCFFVFFIFGIVGVQLWAGLLRNRCFLDSTFARNSNLSFLRPYYQPEEGEENPFICSSRRDNGMQKCSHIPSRRELRVECTLGWEAYGQPQAEGAGGTGHHTCINWNQYYNVCRSGDSNPHNGAISFDNIGYAWIAIFQVITLEGWVDIMYYVMDAHSFYNFIYFILLIIVGSFFMINLCLVVIATQFSETKQRESQLMREQRARYLSNDSTLASFSEPGSCYEELLRYVGHVCRKLKRRGLRLYARWQSRWRKKVDPSGVPHGQGAGWRPRRAGGRATSIHHLVYHHHHHHHHHYHFSHGSPRRPGPEPGGSDTRLVRAGAPPSPGHGPPDAESVHSVYHADCHVEGPQERARAAHAVAAAAAGLKLATGLGAMNYPTILPSAAGSGKGGPGPKGKRPGGPLGAGGHSPLSLSSPDPCEKIQHLVGEHGLGQAPSRLSGLSVPCPLPSPQAGTLTCELSSCPYCTSALEDPELEFSDSDSGDSDSNGVYEFTRDVRHGDRRDPMQPPPAADTPDSGGTRRRAQRRAVAGEQGGLGRVWASFSGKLCRIVDSKYFNRGIMVAILTNTLSMGIEYHEQPDELTNALEISNIVFTSMFALEMLLKLLAFGPLGYIRNPYNIFDGIIVVISVWEIIGQADGGLSVLRTFRLLRVLKLVRFMPALRRQLVVLMKTMDNVATFCMLLMLFIFIFSILGMHLFGCKFSLKTDTGDTVPDRKNFDSLLWAIVTVFQILTQEDWNVVLYNGMASTSSWAALYFVALMTFGNYVLFNLLVAILVEGFQAEGDATRSDTDEDKTSTHLEEDLDKFRDLRATEMKMYSLAVTPNGHLEGQASLPPPLIMRTAATPMPTPKSSPHLDAAPGLLDSRRGSSSSVDPQLGDQKSLSSLRSSPCTHWGPNSAWSSRRSSWNSLGRAPSLKRRSQCGERESLLSGEGKGSGSTDEEAEDSRPGVGTSPDTRATLLRRTESLDHRSTLDLRPLRPAALLPTKLHDCNGLALPSELFLRIDSHKEDTAEFDDDVEDSCCSRLQKVLEPYKPECCRSREPWALYLFSPQNRLRISCQKIIAHKMFDHVVLVFIFLNCITIALERPDIDPGSTERVFLSISNYIFTAIFVAEMMVKVVALGLVSGEHAYLQSSWNILDGLLVLVSLVDIIVAMASAGGAKILGILRVLRLLRTLRPLRVISRAPGLKLVVETLISSLRPIGNIVLICCAFFIIFGILGVQLFKGKFYYCEGADTRNISTKAECWAAHYRWVRRKYNFDNLGQALMSLFVLSSKDGWVNIMYDGLDAVGIDQQPVPNHNPWMLLYFISFLLIVSFFVLNMFVGVVVENFHKCRQHQEAEEARRREEKRQRRLERKRRSKALPVAVAGTFPNPEAQRRPYYADYSPTRRSIHSLCTSHYLDLFITFIIGVNVITMSMEHYNQPKSLDEALKYCNYVFTIVFVFEALLKLVAFGFRRFFKDRWNQLDLAIVLLSIMGITLEEIEMNAALPINPTIIRIMRVLRIARGREPRPAFHAPVFYLCCPGSGAVWEAREDNPCEGLSRHATFSNFGMAFLTLFRVSTGDNWNGIMKDTLRECAREDRHCLSYLPAISPIYFVTFVLVAQFVLVNVVVAVLMKHLEESNKEAREDAELDAEVELEMAQGPSARPRPTALPSPGASPDAPNLLVVRKVSVSRMLSLPNDSYMFRPVAPAAAAHPHPLQEVEMETYAGASGTSGTAPCGDSQDLGGRGRPGPAGAGVGPAANAHFRHLLAPGPVTAHLPPVESCPSLQVPSAMSSPARGGDTLRALTPLGAARSPSLSRLLCTQEVVCTESLEGQVDGPRDSSPGWGEPGGKTPVRQAPLGPSLRSPPCSPRPTSIRIRKHTFGQNYISSRPPVLGAEEAEAPDPADEEVSHITSSAHSPSASPAACGVVGGEPDLHRLYSVNAQGFLDQPGWADEQRRPSVEQGCGDSRPEAGEVKTRALEAELALGARRKKKMSPPCISIEPPAEDEGAARAPAAEGGSTTLRRRTPSCEAVPHRDPLEPTDSAGLDTAAKGERRVQVPCRTEHLTIPNFAFEPLDVGGPRGDLFLDGGHGVAPEPRPSSSGITAPPEPQQTEPPVASGDPPEEGWGLHLTVPESPLKKGSTPVLGDSVDKPV, encoded by the exons CTGCCCCACATGGTTCGAGCACGTCAGCATGCTGGTCATCATGCTCAACTGCGTGACTCTGGGCATGTTCCGCCCCTGCGAGGACGTCGAGTGCCGCTCGGAGCGCTGCAGCATCCTGGAG GCGTTTGACGACTTCATCTTCGCCTTCTTCGCGGTGGAGATGGTCATCAAGATGATCGCCCTCGGGCTGTTCGGGCAGAAGTGCTACCTGGGCGACACGTGGAACAGGCTGGACTTCTTCATCGTCATGGCGGG CATGATGGAGTACTCTCTGGATGGACACAACGTGAGCCTCTCGGCCATCCGGACAGTGCGTGTGCTGCGGCCCCTCCGTGCCATCAACCGTGTGCCCA GCATGAGGATCCTGGTCACGCTGCTGCTGGACACGCTGCCCATGCTCGGGAACGTCCTCCTGCTCTGCTTCTTTGTCTTCTTCATCTTCGGCATCGTGGGTGTCCAGCTTTGGGCTGGACTGCTGCGCAACCGCTGCTTCCTGGACAGCACCTTCGCCAG GAACAGCAACCTCAGCTTCCTGCGGCCATACTACCAGCCGGAGGAGGGTGAGGAAAACCCCTTCATCTGCTCCTCTCGCCGGGACAATGGCATGCAGAAGTGCTCGCACATCCCCAGCCGCCGCGAGCTGCGCGTGGAGTGCACGCTGGGCTGGGAGGCCTATGGGCAGCCACAGGCCGAGGGCGCAGGTGGCACGGGCCACCACACCTGCATCAACTGGAACCAGTACTACAATGTGTGCCGCTCAGGCGACTCCAACCCACACAACGGGGCCATCAGCTTCGACAACATCGGCTATGCCTGGATCGCCATCTTCCAG GTGATCACGCTGGAGGGCTGGGTGGACATCATGTACTACGTCATGGACGCTCATTCCTTCTACAACTTCATCTACTTCATCCTGCTCATCATT GTGGGTTCCTTCTTCATGATCAACCTGTGCCTAGTGGTGATCGCCACGCAGTTCTCGGAGACGAAGCAGCGGGAGAGCCAGCTGATGCGGGAGCAGCGGGCCCGCTACCTGTCCAACGACAGCACGCTGGCCAGCTTCTCAGAGCCTGGCAGCTGCTATGAGGAGCTCCTCCGGTACGTGGGCCATGTGTGCCGCAAGCTGAAGCGCCGTGGCCTCCGCCTCTATGCCCGCTGGCAGAGCCGCTGGCGCAAGAAGGTGGACCCCAGCGGCGTGCCGCACGGCCAGGGCGCTGGGTGGCGGCCACGGCGGGCGGGAGGGCGCGCCACCTCCATCCACCATCTTgtgtaccaccaccaccaccaccaccaccaccactaccacttcAGCCATGGCAGCCCACGCCGGCCAGGCCCCGAGCCAGGCGGCAGTGACACCAGGCTGGTGCGGGCCGGAGCACCTCCCTCGCCCGGACATGGGCCCCCTGACGCTGAGTCAGTGCACAGCGTGTACCATGCAGACTGCCACGTGGAGGGGCCACAGGAGAGGGCCCGGGCGGCACATGCtgtggccgccgccgccgccggcctcAAGCTGGCCACTGGGCTGGGCGCCATGAACTACCCCACCATCCTGCCCTCGGCCGCAGGCAGTGGCAAAGGTGGCCCCGGGCCCAAGGGGAAGCGTCCTGGTGGACCCCTGGGAGCCGGGGGGCACAGCCCACTGAGCCTGAGCAGCCCCGACCCCTGCGAGAAGATCCAGCATCTGGTCGGGGAGCACG GACTGGGCCAGGCCCCCAGCCGTCTGTCAGGCCTGAGcgtgccctgccccctgcccagcccccaggcGGGCACGCTGACCTGTGAGCTGAGTAGCTGCCCGTACTGCACCAGCGCCCTGGAGGACCCCGAGCTGGAGTTCAGCGACTCAGACAGCGGAGACTCGGACAGCAACGGGGTCTACGAATTCACACGGGATGTGCGGCATGGAGACCGCCGTGACCCCATGCAGCCACCCCCAGCGGCGGACACGCCAGACTCAGGAGGAACGCGGCGGAGGGCACAGCGTCGGGCGGTGGCAGGCGAGCAGGGAGGGCTGGGCCGTGTCTGGGCCTCCTTTAGCGGCAAGCTGTGCCGCATCGTGGACAGCAAGTACTTCAACCGCGGCATCATGGTAGCCATCCTCACCAACACGCTGAGCATGGGCATCGAGTACCATGAGCAG CCTGACGAGCTGACCAACGCCCTGGAGATCAGCAACATCGTGTTCACGAGTATGTTTGCCCTGGAGATGCTGCTGAAGCTGCTGGCCTTTGGTCCGCTGGGCTACATCCGGAATCCCTACAACATCTTCGATGGCATCATCGTGGTCATCAG CGTGTGGGAGATCATCGGGCAGGCAGACGGCGGGCTGTCGGTGCTGCGGACCTTCCGGCTGCTGCGGGTGCTCAAGCTGGTGCGCTTCATGCCCGCGCTGCGGCGCCAGCTGGTGGTGCTCATGAAGACCATGGATAACGTGGCCACTTTCTGCATGCTGCTCATGCTGTTCATCTTCATCTTCAG CATCCTCGGAATGCACCTGTTTGGCTGCAAATTCAGCCTGAAAACAGACACTGGAGACACGGTCCCTGACAGGAAGAACTTTGACTCCCTGCTGTGGGCCATCGTCACCGTGTTCCAG ATCCTCACCCAGGAGGACTGGAACGTTGTCCTCTACAACGGCATGgcctccacctcctcctgggCTGCCCTCTACTTCGTGGCCCTCATGACCTTTGGCAACTACGTGCTCTTCAACCTGCTGGTGGCCATCCTTGTGGAGGGCTTCCAGGCGGAG GGTGATGCCACCAGGTCTGACACAGATGAAGACAAGACCTCCACCCACTTGGAGGAGGACTTGGACAAGTTCAGAGACCTCAGGGCCACAG agaTGAAGATGTACTCGCTGGCGGTGACCCCCAACGGGCACTTGGAGGGCCAGGCCAGCCTACCCCCTCCCCTCATCATGCGCACGGCAGCCACACCCATGCCCACCCCCAAGAGCTCCCCACACCTGGATGCGGCCCCTGGCCTCCTGGACTCACGACGTGGCAGCAGCAGCTCCGTGGACCCCCAGCTGGGGGACCAGAAGTCTCTG TCCAGCCTCCGCAGCTCGCCCTGCACCCACTGGGGCCCCAACAGCGCCTGGAGCAGCCGGCGCTCCAGCTGGAACAGCCTGGGCCGTGCACCTAGCCTCAAGCGCAGGAGCCAGTGCGGGGAGCGTGAGTCGCTGCTGTCCGGCGAGGGCAAGGGCAGCGGCAGCACAGACGAGGAGGCCGAGGACAGCAGGCCTGGTGTGGGAACCTCGCCAGACACACGTGCCACACTGCTGCGGCGCACCGAGTCCCTGGACCACCGCAGCACGCTTGACCTGCGGCCCCTGCGGCCGGCTGCCCTGCTGCCCACCAAGCTCCACGACTGCAACGGGCTGGCCCTGCCCAGCGAGTTATTCCTGCGCATCGACAGCCACAAGGAGGACACGGCCGAGTTTGACGATGATGTGGAGGAT agctGCTGCTCCCGGCTGCAGAAAGTGCTGGAGCCCTACAAGCCCGAGTGCTGTCGGAGCCGCGAGCCCTGGGCCCTGTACCTCTTCTCCCCACAGAACAG GCTCCGCATCTCCTGCCAGAAGATCATTGCTCACAAGATGTTTGATCACGTCGTCCTGGTCTTCATCTTCCTCAACTGCATCACGATCGCCCTGGAGAGGCCCGACATTGACCCCGGCAGCACC GAGCGCGTCTTCCTCAGCATCTCCAACTACATCTTCACGGCGATCTTCGTGGCCGAGATGATGGTGAAG GTGGTGGCCCTGGGCCTGGTCTCTGGTGAGCATGCCTACCTGCAGAGCAGTTGGAACATACTGGATGGGCTGCTGGTCCTGGTGTCCCTGGTTGACATCATCGTGGCCATGGCGTCGGCCGGTGGTGCCAAGATCCTGGGCATCCTGCGTGTGCTGCGCCTGCTGCGGACACTGCGGCCCCTGCG GGTTATCAGCCGTGCCCCAGGCCTCAAACTGGTGGTGGAGACTCTGATATCGTCACTCAGGCCCATCGGAAACATTGTCCTCATCTGCTGTGCCTTCTTCATCATCTTCGGCATCCTAGGGGTGCAG CTCTTCAAGGGGAAGTTTTACTACTGCGAGGGCGCTGACACCAGGAACATCTCCACTAAAGCCGAGTGCTGGGCTGCGCACTACCGCTGGGTGCGACGCAAGTACAACTTCGACAACCTGGgccag GCGCTGATGTCCCTGTTCGTGCTCTCATCCAAGGACGGATGGGTGAACATCATGTACGACGGGCTGGACGCCGTGGGCATAGACCAGCAG CCGGTGCCCAACCACAACCCCTGGATGCTGCTCTACTTCATCTCCTTCCTGCTCATCGTCAGCTTCTTTGTGCTCAACATGTTCGTGGGCGTCGTGGTGGAGAACTTCCACAAGTGCCGGCAGCACCAGGAGGCCGAGGAGGCACGGCGGCGGGAAGAGAAGCGGCAGCGGCGCCTGGAGAGGAAACGCAGGAGTAAGGCGCTCCCGGTGGCGGTGGCGG GCACTTTCCCCAACCCAG AGGCCCAGCGCCGGCCCTACTATGCGGACTACTCACCCACGCGTCGCTCCATCCACTCTCTGTGCACCAGCCACTATCTGGACCTCTTCATCACCTTCATCATCGGCGTCAACGTCATCACCATGTCCATGGAGCACTATAACCAGCCCAAG TCTCTGGACGAGGCCCTCAAGTACTGCAATTATGTGTTCACCATCGTCTTCGTCTTTGAGGCCCTGCTGAAGCTGGTGGCGTTTGGGTTCCGGAGGTTTTTCAAGGACAG GTGGAACCAGCTGGACCTGGCCATCGTCCTGCTGTCCATCATGGGCATCACACTGGAGGAGATAGAGATGAACGCGGCGCTGCCCATCAACCCCACCATCATCCGCATCATGCGCGTGCTGCGCATCGCCCGCG GTAGGGAACCTCGGCCTGCTTTTCATGCTCCTGTTTTTTATCTATGCTGCCCTGGGAGTGGAGCTGTTTGGGAGGCTCG TGAGGACAACCCCTGCGAGGGCCTGAGTAGACACGCCACCTTCTCCAACTTCGGCATGGCTTTCCTCACACTGTTCCGCGTGTCCACGGGGGACAACTGGAACGGGATCATGAAG GACACACTGCGGGAGTGTGCCCGTGAGGACAGGCACTGCCTCAGCTACCTGCCGGCCATCTCGCCCATCTACTTCGTCACCTTCGTGCTGGTGGCCCAGTTCGTGCTGGTCAACGTGGTGGTGGCCGTGCTCATGAAGCACCTGGAGGAGAGCAACAAGGAGGCCCGCGAGGATGCCGAGCTGGACGCAGAGGTCGAGCTGGAGATGGCGCAGGGGCCCTCCGCCCGCCCCAGGCCCACGGCCCTGCCGAGCCCAGGTGCCTCGCCGGACGCCCCCAACCTGCTGGTCGTGCGCAAGGTGTCTGTGTCCAGGATGCTCTCACTGCCAAACGACAGCTACATGTTCCGGCCCGTGGCACCCGCTGCGGCTGCTCATCCCCACCCGCTGCAGGAGGTGGAGATGGAGACCTACGCGGGCGCCTCGGGCACCTCGGGTACAGCCCCATGTGGAGACAGCCAGGAcctgggcgggcggggccggccAGGGCcagcaggggcaggggtggggccagCGGCGAATGCACATTTCAGGCACCTTCTTGCCCCAGGCCCAGTCACCGCCCACTTGCCGCCTGTGGAGTCCTGCCCATCCCTCCAGGTCCCGTCGGCTATGTCCTCCCCGGCCAGGGGCGGCGACACCCTCCGTGCCCTGACCCCTCTGGGTGCAGCCCGCTCCCCTAGTCTCAGCCGGCTGCTCTGCACACAG GAGGTAGTCTGCACAGAGTCCCTAGAAGGGCAGGTCGATGGTCCCAGGGACAGCAGCCCGGGCTGGGGAGAGCCTGGTGGGAAGACCCCAGTGAGGCAGGCGCCCCTGGGGCCCTCCTTGCGATCCCCACCCTGTTCCCCGCGGCCCACCAGCATCCGCATCCGCAAGCACACTTTTGGACAGAACTACATCTCCAGCCGGCCACCGGTCCTGGGCGCAGAGGAGGCTGAGGCCCCAGACCCGGCTGACGAGGAGGTCAGCCACATCACCAGCTCTGCCCACAGCCCCTCGGCCTCACCTGCTGCCTGTGGGGTGGTGGGCGGTGAGCCAGACCTGCACAGGCTCTACAGTGTCAATGCCCAGGGCTTCCTGGACCAGCCAGGCTGGGCGGACGAGCAGAGGCGGCCCTCCGTGGAGCAGGGCTGTGGGGACAGCCGCCCAGAGGCCGGGGAGGTGAAGACCCGGGCCCTGGAGGCCGAGCTGGCCCTGGGGGCACGCAGGAAGAAGAAGATGAGCCCCCCCTGCATCTCCATAGAGCCCCCCGCGGAGGACGAGGGTGCGGCCCGGGCCCCTGCAGCGGAGGGCGGTAGCACCACCCTGCGGCGGAGAACCCCATCCTGCGAGGCTGTGCCCCACAGGGACCCCCTGGAGCCCACAGACAGTGCAGGGTTGGACACTGCCGCCAAGGGGGAACGGCGGGTCCAGGTCCCCTGCCGCACAGAGCACCTGACCATCCCGAACTTTGCCTTTGAGCCGCTGGATGTGGGGGGCCCCAGGGGGGACCTGTTCTTGGATGGTGGCCATGGTGTCGCCCCAGAACCCAGACCTTCCTCCTCAGGCATCACGGCACCTCCCGAACCCCAGCAGACGGAGCCTCCAGTGGCCTCGGGAGACCCCCCAGAGGAAGGGTGGGGGCTGCACCTCACAGTCCCTGAGAGCCCACTGAAGAAGGGGTCCACCCCAGTCCTGGGTGACAGTGTGGACAAGCCCGTGTAG